A single genomic interval of Aphidius gifuensis isolate YNYX2018 linkage group LG6, ASM1490517v1, whole genome shotgun sequence harbors:
- the LOC122859662 gene encoding ribosome biogenesis protein BRX1 homolog has protein sequence MINKSLKRNAPPTKEVEPSVGLPEKRSSDEPPAKKVKWINRQRVLMLASRGINHRDRHLMEDIKNLMPHHRTEAKMERQKNLQVINEICESKNCNKAILFEGRRKRDLYSWLSNSPVGPSAKFMVENGKC, from the exons atgataaataaatcattaaaaagaaATGCTCCACCAACAAAAGAGGTAGAGCCATCAGTTGGATTACCAGAAAAACGATCATCTGATGAGCCTCCAgcaaaaaaa GTCAAATGGATAAATCGACAACGAGTATTAATGCTTGCATCACGTGGAATAAATCATCGTGATCGTCATTTAATggaagatataaaaaatctaatgCCTCATCATCGTACTGAAGCCAAGATGGAGAGACAAAAAAATCTTCAAGTTATCAATGAAATATGTGAATCTAAAAATTGTAACAaagcaatattatttgaaGGAAGACGTAAACGTGATCTTTATTCTTGGCTTTCAAATAGTCCAGTTGGTCCATCAGCAAAATTTATGGTTGAAAATGGCAAGTGTTAA
- the LOC122859663 gene encoding ribosome biogenesis protein BRX1 homolog has translation YTMGELKLTGNCLKGSRPILSFDENFSRLPHYALLKELLTQIFGVPNEHPKSKPFFDRVYTFSVLDNRIWFRNYQILTEDGGLAEIGPRFVLNPVKIFAGSFGGETIWDNPHYISPAKYRQSNIK, from the coding sequence TATACAATgggtgaattaaaattaactggTAATTGTTTAAAAGGATCAAGaccaatattatcatttgatgaaaatttcaGTCGTCTACCACATTATGCATTGTTGAAAGAATTGTTGACTCAAATATTTGGTGTACCAAATGAACATCCAAAAAGTAAACCATTTTTTGATCGGGTTTATACATTTAGTGTTCTTGATAACAGAATTTGGTTtagaaattatcaaattttaactgAAGATGGTGGTCTTGCTGAAATTGGACCAAGATTTGTATTGAATCCAGTTAAAATATTTGCTGGTAGTTTTGGAGGTGAGACAATTTGGGATAATCCACATTACATATCACCAGCAAAATATCGTCAGtcgaatattaaataa